Below is a genomic region from Methylobacterium sp. FF17.
TCGGCCTCGCCACCCTCGCGCCCGCCCAGGCGGCCGACATCACCGGCGCCGGCGCGACCTTCCCGTTCCCGGTCTATTCGAAGTGGGCCGAAGCCTACCGCAAGGACAGCGGCATGGGCCTCAACTACCAGTCGATCGGTTCGGGCGGCGGCATCAAGCAGATCCAGGCCAAGACCGTCGATTTCGGCGCCACCGACGCGCCGCTGAAGGGCCCCGCCCTCGAGAAGGACGGCCTCGTCCAGTTCCCGACCGTCATGGGCGGCGTCGTCACCGTGGTGAACATCCCGGGCGTCGAGCCGGGCAAGCTGAAGCTGACCGGTGAGATCATCGCCGAGATCTATGCCGGCAAGATCGCCAAGTGGTCGGACGCCAAGATCGCCAAGCTGAACGAGGGCCTGAAGCTCCCCGAGGCGAACATCACCCCGGTCTACCGCTCGGACGCCTCCGGCACGACCAACATCTTCACCACCTACCTCTCGCAGGCCTCCGAGGCCTGGAAGAAGGAATTCGGCGCCGCCACCACGGTGAGCTGGCCGGTCGGCCAGGGCGGCAAGGGCAACGAGGGCGTGACCGCCACCGTCAAGCAGGTCCCGAACGCCATCGGCTACGTCGAGTCGGCCTACGCCAAGCAGAACAAGCTCAGCCACACCCTGATCCAGAACAAGGCCGGCAAGTTCCCGCAGCCCGACGACAAGGCCTTCCAGGCCGCCGCCGCCAGCGCCGACTGGAAGTCAGCCCCGGGCTTCGGCATCTCCCTGACCGACCAGGCCGGTGACGATGCCTGGCCGATCACCGCCGCCACCTTCATCCTGGTCCACAAGGACCCGGCCGACCCGGCCAAGACCGCCGACGTGCTGAAGTTCTTCAACTGGGCCTACAAGAACGGCGACAAGCTCGCCATCGACCTCGACTACGTGCCGCTGCCCGACGCCGTCGTCGGCCAGATCCACGACGCGTGGAAGGAGATCAAGGGCAAGGACGGCAAGCCCGTCTTCAACATGTGAGCCCGACCCTCGCGGGCTCCGGCCCGCGAGCCCGGGGACGAGCCATCGCGTTCCCGCGCGACCGAAACGAACGGGCCCGGCGCCGATCCGCCGGGCTCTACCCCTGGCAGCGACCCGGCGATCCCCTCTCGCGTCGATGATCGGCGCGCGCTAGGACGCCGCACGGTGAAGAGAAGACATTCGGATGGCCGCCTTGACTGATCAGATCGCCCTGACGCGCGACGGCGCCTCGGCCCGCAAGAAGCCCGGCGGCCTCGGCGACAGCCTGTTCCGCGCGGCCTCCTACGGCTCGGCGCTCCTGGTGCTGCTGGTGCTCGCCGGCATCCTGGCCTCCATCGCCTACGGCGCCTGGCCGGCCTTCAACGAGTTCGGCTTCGGCTTCATCACCTCCAGCGCCTGGAACATCGGGCAGGAGCAGTACGGGGCCTTCGTCGCCA
It encodes:
- the pstS gene encoding phosphate ABC transporter substrate-binding protein PstS, coding for MKFTTLAALVGLGLATLAPAQAADITGAGATFPFPVYSKWAEAYRKDSGMGLNYQSIGSGGGIKQIQAKTVDFGATDAPLKGPALEKDGLVQFPTVMGGVVTVVNIPGVEPGKLKLTGEIIAEIYAGKIAKWSDAKIAKLNEGLKLPEANITPVYRSDASGTTNIFTTYLSQASEAWKKEFGAATTVSWPVGQGGKGNEGVTATVKQVPNAIGYVESAYAKQNKLSHTLIQNKAGKFPQPDDKAFQAAAASADWKSAPGFGISLTDQAGDDAWPITAATFILVHKDPADPAKTADVLKFFNWAYKNGDKLAIDLDYVPLPDAVVGQIHDAWKEIKGKDGKPVFNM